In Erigeron canadensis isolate Cc75 chromosome 6, C_canadensis_v1, whole genome shotgun sequence, the following are encoded in one genomic region:
- the LOC122605069 gene encoding protein HYPER-SENSITIVITY-RELATED 4-like gives MSSSNESKMAMAKTVVSTIGSVAATAMVVRSISRDYLPPEVQDYLYLGFRSFINKLSRQLTMVIYEFDGFRENEIYNTTQVYLAARVTPDIGRLKVTKGVSDKNISVAMEINEEFIDVYNGVKFKWSLVSKKSPTREYYDHNDMNGSSSRSDQRSLELTFHKSHKDLALNDYLPFIINDAKTKKQEEKTVKLFTVDPNNRYSGLPTAWTPVNLDHPSNFATLAMDDDVKEKVMKDLDRFVERRDYYKKVGKAWKRGYLLYGPPGTGKSSLIAAMANHLKFDIYDLELTEIRSNSELRRLLVGTANRSILVVEDIDCSVELHDRVDREAVKVFARESRRRGGFIEEQQRVTLSGFLNFIDGLWSSCGDERIIIFTTNRKDKLDPALLRPGRMDVHIHMSYCTPCGFRLLASNYLGITEHKMFEKIEGLIREVEITPAEVAEQLLKDDDPDIVLGGLIEFFDVKRKENEEAKAKAKEAEELAAKESEKEQEIEDSEIVHVSTN, from the coding sequence atgtcttcaTCAAATGAATCTAAAATGGCCATGGCAAAAACAGTCGTTTCCACTATCGGATCTGTCGCTGCGACCGCGATGGTGGTTCGCAGCATTTCTCGCGATTACTTGCCACCTGAAGTCCAAGATTATTTATATCTTGGTTTCCGTAGTTTCATCAACAAACTATCCAGACAATTAACCATGGTGATCTACGAATTCGATGGTTTTCGAGAAAACGAGATTTATAACACGACACAAGTGTACCTTGCAGCTCGTGTCACACCCGATATCGGACGTCTAAAAGTCACTAAGGGTGTTAGTGACAAAAATATCAGTGTTGCTATGGAAATAAATGAAGAGTTTATTGATGTTTATAATGGGGTTAAATTTAAGTGGTCGTTGGTGTCTAAAAAGTCACCAACGAGGGAATATTATGATCACAACGATATGAACGGATCTTCTTCCAGATCCGATCAACGATCGTTGGAACTTACATTTCATAAAAGCCATAAAGATCTCGCGTTGAACGACTACTTACCTTTTATTATTAACGAtgccaaaacaaaaaaacaagaagAGAAAACCGTGAAGCTATTCACGGTTGATCCAAATAACCGTTATTCGGGTCTCCCAACCGCATGGACCCCGGTTAATCTTGACCATCCGTCAAACTTTGCCACGCTGGCAATGGATGATGACGTCAAGGAAAAAGTGATGAAGGATTTGGATAGGTTTGTGGAGAGGAGAGACTATTACAAAAAAGTCGGAAAGGCGTGGAAAAGAGGCTACTTATTGTACGGTCCTCCTGGGACCGGCAAATCAAGCTTGATCGCGGCGATGGCGAATCACttgaaatttgatatatatgacTTGGAGTTGACCGAGATAAGGTCAAACTCCGAGTTGAGGAGGTTGTTGGTTGGGACCGCTAACCGGTCTATATTAGTGGTGGAGGACATAGATTGCTCGGTTGAATTACATGATCGGGTGGATAGAGAGGCTGTTAAAGTATTTGCTCGAGAATCTCGTCGCCGAGGTGGTTTTATCGAAGAACAACAAAGGGTAACGTTGTCGGGGTTCCTTAATTTTATCGACGGGTTATGGTCAAGTTGTGGCGACGAAagaataattatatttacaaCTAATCGTAAAGACAAGCTTGACCCTGCACTTCTACGCCCGGGTCGTATGGACGTGCACATTCATATGTCGTACTGTACCCCGTGTGGGTTCCGATTGCTTGCGTCTAACTATCTTGGTATTACCGAGCacaaaatgtttgaaaaaatcGAGGGTTTGATTCGTGAGGTTGAGATTACCCCGGCTGAAGTCGCGGAGCAACTACTTAAAGACGATGACCCGGATATCGTTCTTGGTGGACTCATTGAGTTTTTTGATGTGAAGAGGAAGGAGAATGAAGAGGCTAAAGCTAAGGCAAAGGAAGCAGAGGAATTGGCTGCAAAAGAGAGTGAAAAGGAACAAGAAATTGAAGATAGTGAAATTGTTCATGTATCTACTAACTAA